One window from the genome of Anomalospiza imberbis isolate Cuckoo-Finch-1a 21T00152 chromosome 13, ASM3175350v1, whole genome shotgun sequence encodes:
- the KIF23 gene encoding kinesin-like protein KIF23 isoform X4 — MKAAARTPRRPRKATNPTQKDPVGVYCRVRPLSRADQECCIEVINGTTVQLHPPEGYRVFRNGEYRETQYSFKEVFGTLVVQKELFDVVAKPLVEDLIRGKNGLLFTYGVTGSGKTHTMTGSPGDGGLLPRCLAMIFNSIGPFQAKRFVFKLDDKNGVDVQSEVEALLERQKREALPTPKTPAGKRQLDPEFADMIDVQDHCRAEEVDEDNVYGVFVSYIEIYNNYIYDLLEEAPCDSIKPKPPQSKILREDQNHNMYVAGCTEVEVKSTEEAFEVFWRGQKKRRIANTQLNRESSRSHSVFIIKLAQAPLDADGDNVLQEKEQITLSQLSLVDLAGSERTNRTKAEGNRLREAGNINQSLMTLRTCIEVLRENQLYGTNKMVPYRDSKLTHLFKNYFDGEGKVRMIVCVNPKAEDYEESLQVMRFAEMTQEVEVARPLDRPLCGLTPGRRLRNQAFREELSRKLELRGGPVGAGPEEPSAAELFFQSFPPLPSCELLDINDDQTLPKLIEALEQRHKMRQTLAEEFGKNVLAFKTMLQEFDSSVASKENYIQGKLAEKEKTITGQRTELERLEKKIKTLEYKIEILEKTATIYEEDKRNLQQELESKSQKLQRQASDKKRLEARLQGMVTETSLKWEKECERRVAAKQLEMQNKLWVKDEKLKQLKAIVTEPRAERPERPSREREREKALPRSVSPSPAPSAPAAPLRPRRSRSAGERWVDHRPPSHVPTETLLQPRVPRAITVDAPSERALARCDRYLLTHQELASDGEIQTKLIKGDVFKTRGGGQAVQFTDIETLKQESPTGRKRRSSPPNPDPAGDAADSEWTDVETRCSVAVEMRAGSALGPGFQHHAQPKRRKP, encoded by the exons ATGAAGGCGGC GGCCAGGACGCCGCGGAGGCCGAGGAAAGCCACGAACCCCACGCAGAAGGACCCGGTGGGG GTGTACTGCCGCGTGCGGCCGCTCAGCCGGGCAGACCAGGAATGCTGCATCGAGGTCATCAACGGCACCACGGTGCAGCTCCACCCTCCCGAGGGCTACCGCGTGTTCCGGAACGGCGAATACCGCGAG ACCCAGTATTCCTTCAAGGAGGTCTTTGGCACGCTGGTGGTGCAGAAGGAGCTCTTTGACGTGGTGGCCAAACCTCTGGTGGAGGATCTGATCCGGGGCAAGAACG GTCTCCTGTTCACCTACGGAGTGACGGGCAGCGGGAAGACCCACACCATGACAGGGTCTCCTGGGGACGGGGGGCTGCTGCCCCGCTGCCTGGCCATGATCTTCAACAGCATCGGCCCCTTCCAGGCCAAGAGATTC GTTTTCAAGCTGGATGACAAGAACGGGGTGGATGTGCAGAGCGAGGTGGAGGCTCTGCTGGAACGCCAGAAGAGAGAGGCCCTGCCGACCCCAAAAACTCCAGCTGGGAA GAGACAGCTGGATCCCGAGTTTGCTGACATGATCGACGTGCAGGATCACTGCCGGGCGGAGGAGGTGGACGAGGACAACGTCTACGGCGTCTTCGTGTCCTACATCGAGATCTACAACAACTACATCTACGACCTGCTGGAGGAGGCTCCCTGCGACTCCATCAAACCCAA ACCTCCCCAGTCCAAAATCCTTCGGGAAGACCAGAACCACAACATGTACGTGGCGGGCTGCACCGAAGTGGAGGTCAAATCCACAGAGGAAGCGTTTGAAGTCTTTTGGAGAG GGCAGAAGAAGCGGCGCATCGCCAACACGCAGCTGAACCGGGAATCCAGCCGCTCCCACTCCGTGTTCATCATCAAACTGGCACAGGCTCCTCTGGATGCTGACGGGGACAACGTGCTCCAG GAAAAGGAGCAgatcaccctgagccagctgtccCTGGTGGATCTGGCGGGAAGTGAGAGAACCAACAGGACCAAAGCCGAGGGGAACAGGCTGCGGGAGGCAG gGAATATCAACCAGTCATTGATGACATTGAGGACGTGCATCGAGGTTCTGCGGGAAAACCAATTGTACGGAACAAACAAG ATGGTTCCATACAGAGATTCCAAACTGACTCATCTCTTCAAGAACTATTTCGATGGAGAAGGGAAAGTTCGGATGATCGTGTGTGTGAATCCCAAGGCTGAGGACTATGAGGAAAGCCTG CAAGTGATGCGTTTTGCAGAGATGACCCAGGAGGTGGAGGTGGCCAGGCCCCTGGACAGGCCCCTGTGCGGGCTGACCCCGGGGCGGCGCCTCCGGAACCAGGCATTCCGGGAGGAGCTGTCCCGCAAACTGGAGCTCAGGGGCGGCCCTGTGGGAGCAG GACCAGAGGAGCCatctgctgctgagctgttCTTCCAGAGCTTCCCTCCCCTGCCTTCCTGCGAGCTCTTGGATATCAACGACGACCAAACGCTCCCAAAACTGATCGAGGCCCTGGAGCAGCGCCACAAAATGAGGCAGACGCTGGCTGAGGAATTCGGCAAAAACG TTCTTGCCTTTAAAACAATGCTGCAAGAATTTGACTCCAGTGTTGCATCCAAAGAAAATTATATCCAAGGAAAACTGGCTGAGAAGGAGAAAACCATAACGGGGCAGAGGACGGAGCTGGAACGGCTGGAGAAGAAGATTAAAACCTTGGAGTACAAG aTTGAGATTTTGGAGAAGACAGCCACGATTTACGAGGaggacaagaggaacctgcagcaggagctggagagcaAGAGCCAGAAGCTGCAGCGGCAGGCGTCGGACAAGAAGAGGCTGGAGGCCAGGCTGCAGGGAATGGTGACAGAGACCTCCCTCAAGTGGGAGAAGGAATGT gagcggCGGGTGGCAGCCAAGCAGCTGGAGATGCAGAACAAGCTGTGGGTGAAGGACGAGAAGCTGAAGCAGCTCAAGGCCATCGTCACTGAGCCCAGAGCCGAGAGGCCAGAGAGGCCATCCCGGGAAAGGGAGCGGGAAAAGGCTCTCCCGAGATCCGTGTCTCCTTCCCCTGCGCCC AGCGCTCCGGCGGCGCCGCTGCGGCCGCGGCGTTCCCGCAGTGCCGGGGAGCGCTGGGTGGATCACCGGCCGCCGTCCCACGTGCCCACGGAGACGCTGCTGCAGCCGCGCGTGCCCAGGGCCATCACCGTGGACGCCCCCAGCGAGCGCGCCCTGGCCAGGTGCGACCGCTACCTGCTGACCCACCAGGAGCTCGCCTCCGACGGGGAGATCCAGACCAAGCTCATCAAG GGGGACGTGTTCAAGACCAGGGGTGGGGGCCAGGCCGTGCAGTTCACGGACATCGAGACCCTCAAGCAGGAATCTCCCACCGG GCGGAAGCGCCGCTCGTCGCCTCCCAATCCCGACCCCGCTGGGGATGCCGCGGACTCGGAATGGACGGATGTGGAAACCAGG TGTTCCGTGGCCGTGGAG
- the KIF23 gene encoding kinesin-like protein KIF23 isoform X3: MKAAARTPRRPRKATNPTQKDPVGVYCRVRPLSRADQECCIEVINGTTVQLHPPEGYRVFRNGEYRETQYSFKEVFGTLVVQKELFDVVAKPLVEDLIRGKNGLLFTYGVTGSGKTHTMTGSPGDGGLLPRCLAMIFNSIGPFQAKRFVFKLDDKNGVDVQSEVEALLERQKREALPTPKTPAGKRQLDPEFADMIDVQDHCRAEEVDEDNVYGVFVSYIEIYNNYIYDLLEEAPCDSIKPKWNNCNTPVRNGDFVPPQSKILREDQNHNMYVAGCTEVEVKSTEEAFEVFWRGQKKRRIANTQLNRESSRSHSVFIIKLAQAPLDADGDNVLQEKEQITLSQLSLVDLAGSERTNRTKAEGNRLREAGNINQSLMTLRTCIEVLRENQLYGTNKMVPYRDSKLTHLFKNYFDGEGKVRMIVCVNPKAEDYEESLQVMRFAEMTQEVEVARPLDRPLCGLTPGRRLRNQAFREELSRKLELRGGPVGAGPEEPSAAELFFQSFPPLPSCELLDINDDQTLPKLIEALEQRHKMRQTLAEEFGKNVLAFKTMLQEFDSSVASKENYIQGKLAEKEKTITGQRTELERLEKKIKTLEYKIEILEKTATIYEEDKRNLQQELESKSQKLQRQASDKKRLEARLQGMVTETSLKWEKECERRVAAKQLEMQNKLWVKDEKLKQLKAIVTEPRAERPERPSREREREKALPRSVSPSPAPSAPAAPLRPRRSRSAGERWVDHRPPSHVPTETLLQPRVPRAITVDAPSERALARCDRYLLTHQELASDGEIQTKLIKGDVFKTRGGGQAVQFTDIETLKQESPTGRKRRSSPPNPDPAGDAADSEWTDVETRCSVAVEMRAGSALGPGFQHHAQPKRRKP, encoded by the exons ATGAAGGCGGC GGCCAGGACGCCGCGGAGGCCGAGGAAAGCCACGAACCCCACGCAGAAGGACCCGGTGGGG GTGTACTGCCGCGTGCGGCCGCTCAGCCGGGCAGACCAGGAATGCTGCATCGAGGTCATCAACGGCACCACGGTGCAGCTCCACCCTCCCGAGGGCTACCGCGTGTTCCGGAACGGCGAATACCGCGAG ACCCAGTATTCCTTCAAGGAGGTCTTTGGCACGCTGGTGGTGCAGAAGGAGCTCTTTGACGTGGTGGCCAAACCTCTGGTGGAGGATCTGATCCGGGGCAAGAACG GTCTCCTGTTCACCTACGGAGTGACGGGCAGCGGGAAGACCCACACCATGACAGGGTCTCCTGGGGACGGGGGGCTGCTGCCCCGCTGCCTGGCCATGATCTTCAACAGCATCGGCCCCTTCCAGGCCAAGAGATTC GTTTTCAAGCTGGATGACAAGAACGGGGTGGATGTGCAGAGCGAGGTGGAGGCTCTGCTGGAACGCCAGAAGAGAGAGGCCCTGCCGACCCCAAAAACTCCAGCTGGGAA GAGACAGCTGGATCCCGAGTTTGCTGACATGATCGACGTGCAGGATCACTGCCGGGCGGAGGAGGTGGACGAGGACAACGTCTACGGCGTCTTCGTGTCCTACATCGAGATCTACAACAACTACATCTACGACCTGCTGGAGGAGGCTCCCTGCGACTCCATCAAACCCAA GTGGAACAATTGCAACACTCCTGTGAGAAATGGAGACTTTGT ACCTCCCCAGTCCAAAATCCTTCGGGAAGACCAGAACCACAACATGTACGTGGCGGGCTGCACCGAAGTGGAGGTCAAATCCACAGAGGAAGCGTTTGAAGTCTTTTGGAGAG GGCAGAAGAAGCGGCGCATCGCCAACACGCAGCTGAACCGGGAATCCAGCCGCTCCCACTCCGTGTTCATCATCAAACTGGCACAGGCTCCTCTGGATGCTGACGGGGACAACGTGCTCCAG GAAAAGGAGCAgatcaccctgagccagctgtccCTGGTGGATCTGGCGGGAAGTGAGAGAACCAACAGGACCAAAGCCGAGGGGAACAGGCTGCGGGAGGCAG gGAATATCAACCAGTCATTGATGACATTGAGGACGTGCATCGAGGTTCTGCGGGAAAACCAATTGTACGGAACAAACAAG ATGGTTCCATACAGAGATTCCAAACTGACTCATCTCTTCAAGAACTATTTCGATGGAGAAGGGAAAGTTCGGATGATCGTGTGTGTGAATCCCAAGGCTGAGGACTATGAGGAAAGCCTG CAAGTGATGCGTTTTGCAGAGATGACCCAGGAGGTGGAGGTGGCCAGGCCCCTGGACAGGCCCCTGTGCGGGCTGACCCCGGGGCGGCGCCTCCGGAACCAGGCATTCCGGGAGGAGCTGTCCCGCAAACTGGAGCTCAGGGGCGGCCCTGTGGGAGCAG GACCAGAGGAGCCatctgctgctgagctgttCTTCCAGAGCTTCCCTCCCCTGCCTTCCTGCGAGCTCTTGGATATCAACGACGACCAAACGCTCCCAAAACTGATCGAGGCCCTGGAGCAGCGCCACAAAATGAGGCAGACGCTGGCTGAGGAATTCGGCAAAAACG TTCTTGCCTTTAAAACAATGCTGCAAGAATTTGACTCCAGTGTTGCATCCAAAGAAAATTATATCCAAGGAAAACTGGCTGAGAAGGAGAAAACCATAACGGGGCAGAGGACGGAGCTGGAACGGCTGGAGAAGAAGATTAAAACCTTGGAGTACAAG aTTGAGATTTTGGAGAAGACAGCCACGATTTACGAGGaggacaagaggaacctgcagcaggagctggagagcaAGAGCCAGAAGCTGCAGCGGCAGGCGTCGGACAAGAAGAGGCTGGAGGCCAGGCTGCAGGGAATGGTGACAGAGACCTCCCTCAAGTGGGAGAAGGAATGT gagcggCGGGTGGCAGCCAAGCAGCTGGAGATGCAGAACAAGCTGTGGGTGAAGGACGAGAAGCTGAAGCAGCTCAAGGCCATCGTCACTGAGCCCAGAGCCGAGAGGCCAGAGAGGCCATCCCGGGAAAGGGAGCGGGAAAAGGCTCTCCCGAGATCCGTGTCTCCTTCCCCTGCGCCC AGCGCTCCGGCGGCGCCGCTGCGGCCGCGGCGTTCCCGCAGTGCCGGGGAGCGCTGGGTGGATCACCGGCCGCCGTCCCACGTGCCCACGGAGACGCTGCTGCAGCCGCGCGTGCCCAGGGCCATCACCGTGGACGCCCCCAGCGAGCGCGCCCTGGCCAGGTGCGACCGCTACCTGCTGACCCACCAGGAGCTCGCCTCCGACGGGGAGATCCAGACCAAGCTCATCAAG GGGGACGTGTTCAAGACCAGGGGTGGGGGCCAGGCCGTGCAGTTCACGGACATCGAGACCCTCAAGCAGGAATCTCCCACCGG GCGGAAGCGCCGCTCGTCGCCTCCCAATCCCGACCCCGCTGGGGATGCCGCGGACTCGGAATGGACGGATGTGGAAACCAGG TGTTCCGTGGCCGTGGAG
- the KIF23 gene encoding kinesin-like protein KIF23 isoform X1, with product MKAAARTPRRPRKATNPTQKDPVGVYCRVRPLSRADQECCIEVINGTTVQLHPPEGYRVFRNGEYRETQYSFKEVFGTLVVQKELFDVVAKPLVEDLIRGKNGLLFTYGVTGSGKTHTMTGSPGDGGLLPRCLAMIFNSIGPFQAKRFVFKLDDKNGVDVQSEVEALLERQKREALPTPKTPAGKRQLDPEFADMIDVQDHCRAEEVDEDNVYGVFVSYIEIYNNYIYDLLEEAPCDSIKPKWNNCNTPVRNGDFVPPQSKILREDQNHNMYVAGCTEVEVKSTEEAFEVFWRGQKKRRIANTQLNRESSRSHSVFIIKLAQAPLDADGDNVLQEKEQITLSQLSLVDLAGSERTNRTKAEGNRLREAGNINQSLMTLRTCIEVLRENQLYGTNKMVPYRDSKLTHLFKNYFDGEGKVRMIVCVNPKAEDYEESLQVMRFAEMTQEVEVARPLDRPLCGLTPGRRLRNQAFREELSRKLELRGGPVGAGPEEPSAAELFFQSFPPLPSCELLDINDDQTLPKLIEALEQRHKMRQTLAEEFGKNVLAFKTMLQEFDSSVASKENYIQGKLAEKEKTITGQRTELERLEKKIKTLEYKIEILEKTATIYEEDKRNLQQELESKSQKLQRQASDKKRLEARLQGMVTETSLKWEKECERRVAAKQLEMQNKLWVKDEKLKQLKAIVTEPRAERPERPSREREREKALPRSVSPSPAPSCGDPAELGDSRVAPRVPRRSNSCSSISVASCVLEWEQRGPSCEPASIPKPRNKAGAEPGSAWPSPARRRGMCWSRVLEVPRDREELEQEEDPCCRSAPAAPLRPRRSRSAGERWVDHRPPSHVPTETLLQPRVPRAITVDAPSERALARCDRYLLTHQELASDGEIQTKLIKGDVFKTRGGGQAVQFTDIETLKQESPTGRKRRSSPPNPDPAGDAADSEWTDVETRCSVAVEMRAGSALGPGFQHHAQPKRRKP from the exons ATGAAGGCGGC GGCCAGGACGCCGCGGAGGCCGAGGAAAGCCACGAACCCCACGCAGAAGGACCCGGTGGGG GTGTACTGCCGCGTGCGGCCGCTCAGCCGGGCAGACCAGGAATGCTGCATCGAGGTCATCAACGGCACCACGGTGCAGCTCCACCCTCCCGAGGGCTACCGCGTGTTCCGGAACGGCGAATACCGCGAG ACCCAGTATTCCTTCAAGGAGGTCTTTGGCACGCTGGTGGTGCAGAAGGAGCTCTTTGACGTGGTGGCCAAACCTCTGGTGGAGGATCTGATCCGGGGCAAGAACG GTCTCCTGTTCACCTACGGAGTGACGGGCAGCGGGAAGACCCACACCATGACAGGGTCTCCTGGGGACGGGGGGCTGCTGCCCCGCTGCCTGGCCATGATCTTCAACAGCATCGGCCCCTTCCAGGCCAAGAGATTC GTTTTCAAGCTGGATGACAAGAACGGGGTGGATGTGCAGAGCGAGGTGGAGGCTCTGCTGGAACGCCAGAAGAGAGAGGCCCTGCCGACCCCAAAAACTCCAGCTGGGAA GAGACAGCTGGATCCCGAGTTTGCTGACATGATCGACGTGCAGGATCACTGCCGGGCGGAGGAGGTGGACGAGGACAACGTCTACGGCGTCTTCGTGTCCTACATCGAGATCTACAACAACTACATCTACGACCTGCTGGAGGAGGCTCCCTGCGACTCCATCAAACCCAA GTGGAACAATTGCAACACTCCTGTGAGAAATGGAGACTTTGT ACCTCCCCAGTCCAAAATCCTTCGGGAAGACCAGAACCACAACATGTACGTGGCGGGCTGCACCGAAGTGGAGGTCAAATCCACAGAGGAAGCGTTTGAAGTCTTTTGGAGAG GGCAGAAGAAGCGGCGCATCGCCAACACGCAGCTGAACCGGGAATCCAGCCGCTCCCACTCCGTGTTCATCATCAAACTGGCACAGGCTCCTCTGGATGCTGACGGGGACAACGTGCTCCAG GAAAAGGAGCAgatcaccctgagccagctgtccCTGGTGGATCTGGCGGGAAGTGAGAGAACCAACAGGACCAAAGCCGAGGGGAACAGGCTGCGGGAGGCAG gGAATATCAACCAGTCATTGATGACATTGAGGACGTGCATCGAGGTTCTGCGGGAAAACCAATTGTACGGAACAAACAAG ATGGTTCCATACAGAGATTCCAAACTGACTCATCTCTTCAAGAACTATTTCGATGGAGAAGGGAAAGTTCGGATGATCGTGTGTGTGAATCCCAAGGCTGAGGACTATGAGGAAAGCCTG CAAGTGATGCGTTTTGCAGAGATGACCCAGGAGGTGGAGGTGGCCAGGCCCCTGGACAGGCCCCTGTGCGGGCTGACCCCGGGGCGGCGCCTCCGGAACCAGGCATTCCGGGAGGAGCTGTCCCGCAAACTGGAGCTCAGGGGCGGCCCTGTGGGAGCAG GACCAGAGGAGCCatctgctgctgagctgttCTTCCAGAGCTTCCCTCCCCTGCCTTCCTGCGAGCTCTTGGATATCAACGACGACCAAACGCTCCCAAAACTGATCGAGGCCCTGGAGCAGCGCCACAAAATGAGGCAGACGCTGGCTGAGGAATTCGGCAAAAACG TTCTTGCCTTTAAAACAATGCTGCAAGAATTTGACTCCAGTGTTGCATCCAAAGAAAATTATATCCAAGGAAAACTGGCTGAGAAGGAGAAAACCATAACGGGGCAGAGGACGGAGCTGGAACGGCTGGAGAAGAAGATTAAAACCTTGGAGTACAAG aTTGAGATTTTGGAGAAGACAGCCACGATTTACGAGGaggacaagaggaacctgcagcaggagctggagagcaAGAGCCAGAAGCTGCAGCGGCAGGCGTCGGACAAGAAGAGGCTGGAGGCCAGGCTGCAGGGAATGGTGACAGAGACCTCCCTCAAGTGGGAGAAGGAATGT gagcggCGGGTGGCAGCCAAGCAGCTGGAGATGCAGAACAAGCTGTGGGTGAAGGACGAGAAGCTGAAGCAGCTCAAGGCCATCGTCACTGAGCCCAGAGCCGAGAGGCCAGAGAGGCCATCCCGGGAAAGGGAGCGGGAAAAGGCTCTCCCGAGATCCGTGTCTCCTTCCCCTGCGCCC AGCTGTGGTGACCCCGCTGAGCTTGGGGACAGCCGGGTGGCCCCGCGGGTGCCCAGGCGCTCCAACTCTtgcagcagcatctctgtggcCTCCTGCGTGCTGgagtgggagcagaggggcCCTTCCTGCGAGCCAGCCAGCATTCCCAAACCCAGGAATAAAGCGGGAGCGGAGCCGGGCTCGGcctggcccagccctgccaggaggagagggatgtgctggagcCGAGTGCTGGAGGTGCCCAGGGATAGAGAGGAGCTAGAGCAGGAAGAGGATCCGTGCTGCAGG AGCGCTCCGGCGGCGCCGCTGCGGCCGCGGCGTTCCCGCAGTGCCGGGGAGCGCTGGGTGGATCACCGGCCGCCGTCCCACGTGCCCACGGAGACGCTGCTGCAGCCGCGCGTGCCCAGGGCCATCACCGTGGACGCCCCCAGCGAGCGCGCCCTGGCCAGGTGCGACCGCTACCTGCTGACCCACCAGGAGCTCGCCTCCGACGGGGAGATCCAGACCAAGCTCATCAAG GGGGACGTGTTCAAGACCAGGGGTGGGGGCCAGGCCGTGCAGTTCACGGACATCGAGACCCTCAAGCAGGAATCTCCCACCGG GCGGAAGCGCCGCTCGTCGCCTCCCAATCCCGACCCCGCTGGGGATGCCGCGGACTCGGAATGGACGGATGTGGAAACCAGG TGTTCCGTGGCCGTGGAG
- the KIF23 gene encoding kinesin-like protein KIF23 isoform X2, whose translation MKAAARTPRRPRKATNPTQKDPVGVYCRVRPLSRADQECCIEVINGTTVQLHPPEGYRVFRNGEYRETQYSFKEVFGTLVVQKELFDVVAKPLVEDLIRGKNGLLFTYGVTGSGKTHTMTGSPGDGGLLPRCLAMIFNSIGPFQAKRFVFKLDDKNGVDVQSEVEALLERQKREALPTPKTPAGKRQLDPEFADMIDVQDHCRAEEVDEDNVYGVFVSYIEIYNNYIYDLLEEAPCDSIKPKPPQSKILREDQNHNMYVAGCTEVEVKSTEEAFEVFWRGQKKRRIANTQLNRESSRSHSVFIIKLAQAPLDADGDNVLQEKEQITLSQLSLVDLAGSERTNRTKAEGNRLREAGNINQSLMTLRTCIEVLRENQLYGTNKMVPYRDSKLTHLFKNYFDGEGKVRMIVCVNPKAEDYEESLQVMRFAEMTQEVEVARPLDRPLCGLTPGRRLRNQAFREELSRKLELRGGPVGAGPEEPSAAELFFQSFPPLPSCELLDINDDQTLPKLIEALEQRHKMRQTLAEEFGKNVLAFKTMLQEFDSSVASKENYIQGKLAEKEKTITGQRTELERLEKKIKTLEYKIEILEKTATIYEEDKRNLQQELESKSQKLQRQASDKKRLEARLQGMVTETSLKWEKECERRVAAKQLEMQNKLWVKDEKLKQLKAIVTEPRAERPERPSREREREKALPRSVSPSPAPSCGDPAELGDSRVAPRVPRRSNSCSSISVASCVLEWEQRGPSCEPASIPKPRNKAGAEPGSAWPSPARRRGMCWSRVLEVPRDREELEQEEDPCCRSAPAAPLRPRRSRSAGERWVDHRPPSHVPTETLLQPRVPRAITVDAPSERALARCDRYLLTHQELASDGEIQTKLIKGDVFKTRGGGQAVQFTDIETLKQESPTGRKRRSSPPNPDPAGDAADSEWTDVETRCSVAVEMRAGSALGPGFQHHAQPKRRKP comes from the exons ATGAAGGCGGC GGCCAGGACGCCGCGGAGGCCGAGGAAAGCCACGAACCCCACGCAGAAGGACCCGGTGGGG GTGTACTGCCGCGTGCGGCCGCTCAGCCGGGCAGACCAGGAATGCTGCATCGAGGTCATCAACGGCACCACGGTGCAGCTCCACCCTCCCGAGGGCTACCGCGTGTTCCGGAACGGCGAATACCGCGAG ACCCAGTATTCCTTCAAGGAGGTCTTTGGCACGCTGGTGGTGCAGAAGGAGCTCTTTGACGTGGTGGCCAAACCTCTGGTGGAGGATCTGATCCGGGGCAAGAACG GTCTCCTGTTCACCTACGGAGTGACGGGCAGCGGGAAGACCCACACCATGACAGGGTCTCCTGGGGACGGGGGGCTGCTGCCCCGCTGCCTGGCCATGATCTTCAACAGCATCGGCCCCTTCCAGGCCAAGAGATTC GTTTTCAAGCTGGATGACAAGAACGGGGTGGATGTGCAGAGCGAGGTGGAGGCTCTGCTGGAACGCCAGAAGAGAGAGGCCCTGCCGACCCCAAAAACTCCAGCTGGGAA GAGACAGCTGGATCCCGAGTTTGCTGACATGATCGACGTGCAGGATCACTGCCGGGCGGAGGAGGTGGACGAGGACAACGTCTACGGCGTCTTCGTGTCCTACATCGAGATCTACAACAACTACATCTACGACCTGCTGGAGGAGGCTCCCTGCGACTCCATCAAACCCAA ACCTCCCCAGTCCAAAATCCTTCGGGAAGACCAGAACCACAACATGTACGTGGCGGGCTGCACCGAAGTGGAGGTCAAATCCACAGAGGAAGCGTTTGAAGTCTTTTGGAGAG GGCAGAAGAAGCGGCGCATCGCCAACACGCAGCTGAACCGGGAATCCAGCCGCTCCCACTCCGTGTTCATCATCAAACTGGCACAGGCTCCTCTGGATGCTGACGGGGACAACGTGCTCCAG GAAAAGGAGCAgatcaccctgagccagctgtccCTGGTGGATCTGGCGGGAAGTGAGAGAACCAACAGGACCAAAGCCGAGGGGAACAGGCTGCGGGAGGCAG gGAATATCAACCAGTCATTGATGACATTGAGGACGTGCATCGAGGTTCTGCGGGAAAACCAATTGTACGGAACAAACAAG ATGGTTCCATACAGAGATTCCAAACTGACTCATCTCTTCAAGAACTATTTCGATGGAGAAGGGAAAGTTCGGATGATCGTGTGTGTGAATCCCAAGGCTGAGGACTATGAGGAAAGCCTG CAAGTGATGCGTTTTGCAGAGATGACCCAGGAGGTGGAGGTGGCCAGGCCCCTGGACAGGCCCCTGTGCGGGCTGACCCCGGGGCGGCGCCTCCGGAACCAGGCATTCCGGGAGGAGCTGTCCCGCAAACTGGAGCTCAGGGGCGGCCCTGTGGGAGCAG GACCAGAGGAGCCatctgctgctgagctgttCTTCCAGAGCTTCCCTCCCCTGCCTTCCTGCGAGCTCTTGGATATCAACGACGACCAAACGCTCCCAAAACTGATCGAGGCCCTGGAGCAGCGCCACAAAATGAGGCAGACGCTGGCTGAGGAATTCGGCAAAAACG TTCTTGCCTTTAAAACAATGCTGCAAGAATTTGACTCCAGTGTTGCATCCAAAGAAAATTATATCCAAGGAAAACTGGCTGAGAAGGAGAAAACCATAACGGGGCAGAGGACGGAGCTGGAACGGCTGGAGAAGAAGATTAAAACCTTGGAGTACAAG aTTGAGATTTTGGAGAAGACAGCCACGATTTACGAGGaggacaagaggaacctgcagcaggagctggagagcaAGAGCCAGAAGCTGCAGCGGCAGGCGTCGGACAAGAAGAGGCTGGAGGCCAGGCTGCAGGGAATGGTGACAGAGACCTCCCTCAAGTGGGAGAAGGAATGT gagcggCGGGTGGCAGCCAAGCAGCTGGAGATGCAGAACAAGCTGTGGGTGAAGGACGAGAAGCTGAAGCAGCTCAAGGCCATCGTCACTGAGCCCAGAGCCGAGAGGCCAGAGAGGCCATCCCGGGAAAGGGAGCGGGAAAAGGCTCTCCCGAGATCCGTGTCTCCTTCCCCTGCGCCC AGCTGTGGTGACCCCGCTGAGCTTGGGGACAGCCGGGTGGCCCCGCGGGTGCCCAGGCGCTCCAACTCTtgcagcagcatctctgtggcCTCCTGCGTGCTGgagtgggagcagaggggcCCTTCCTGCGAGCCAGCCAGCATTCCCAAACCCAGGAATAAAGCGGGAGCGGAGCCGGGCTCGGcctggcccagccctgccaggaggagagggatgtgctggagcCGAGTGCTGGAGGTGCCCAGGGATAGAGAGGAGCTAGAGCAGGAAGAGGATCCGTGCTGCAGG AGCGCTCCGGCGGCGCCGCTGCGGCCGCGGCGTTCCCGCAGTGCCGGGGAGCGCTGGGTGGATCACCGGCCGCCGTCCCACGTGCCCACGGAGACGCTGCTGCAGCCGCGCGTGCCCAGGGCCATCACCGTGGACGCCCCCAGCGAGCGCGCCCTGGCCAGGTGCGACCGCTACCTGCTGACCCACCAGGAGCTCGCCTCCGACGGGGAGATCCAGACCAAGCTCATCAAG GGGGACGTGTTCAAGACCAGGGGTGGGGGCCAGGCCGTGCAGTTCACGGACATCGAGACCCTCAAGCAGGAATCTCCCACCGG GCGGAAGCGCCGCTCGTCGCCTCCCAATCCCGACCCCGCTGGGGATGCCGCGGACTCGGAATGGACGGATGTGGAAACCAGG TGTTCCGTGGCCGTGGAG